The Melanotaenia boesemani isolate fMelBoe1 chromosome 3, fMelBoe1.pri, whole genome shotgun sequence genome contains the following window.
CATTCAGCCCTCACACATTTGGATACAAAGGGCTCCAGAATGCTGATCATTGACCTCAGTTCAGCATTTAACATGATCCAGCAGCTTATTCACAAACTGAGCCAGCTGGGACTCAACATATCACTGTGCAACTggctgctggacttcctgacAGGGAGACCGCAAGCAGTAAGGATCAGCAGCAACACATCCAGCACCATCCTTATGAACACAGGAGCCCCTCAGGGATGTGTGCTGAGTCCCCTCCTTTTCACCGTGTTGACCCACGATTGCACATCAACACACACCTTTTATCTTCTTGTCAAGATTGTGGATGACACAactgtggtgggtctcatcagcAACGAGGAACAGACAACCCACAGAAGCCAGTGTGGTGCAGTGACAACAATTTCTCTTTGAATgtggagaagatgaaggagattGTTGTGGACTTTAGGACAGTGCACACCCAGCACGCTCTTCTATCAACAGTGTAGAGATTTATAGAGGCACAATCAAGAGTATCATGGGCTGGAGTCCATGTTTGGCATTCAAAACAGGAAGAACAAGTTCTAGGTTAGGTTCTGGCTCTGAACAGGCACTGGACTCttttagtgttaaaaaaaaaaaaaaaaaaaaaaaaagagagggtgagggctgaaagtaaaataaatataattaaaaacttgTTTGACTCTCACCTTTAAACCAAGCTCCTGGTTTGAACAGGGCCTTCTTAAGTGCACTGTAGAGATGGAAGTTGAGGCGCTTGTACTCTGCAATATCATCTCTCACACGGGGTAGCAGCACCAAGTTATAAAATCGCTGGGCCATTCGCTCTTTTAGATTTGAGGAAAAtattctatgaaaaaaaaaaaaaacttaatgtaCCATGTTAAACTGTCAAAAGTATACAGGGACATTCTGTTAGAAAGCCATCAGCCAAATCCATGTCAGCTGGGAAATTACCTTGTTGCTTGGTACATGGCAGCAGCAGACCAGGCCTCCGGCTCAGTCAAATACAGAACCTGCTCCCAGTTTGCAAGTGCAGGTATTATCTTAAAAGCCTTGGGCAGTTTACCACTGCGATATTTTGACAGAACCtacagcaaataaaaagaaaagtgttgtTTTATGTGCTCACCATATTTATTCCTTGCATTTTGAACATGGACACTTGCTTTAGCCGGCTACaacaacaaaatttaaaatatgtcttAAAACTTTTAGTTATAATTCCTGTTTTTCAGACACTGATTGCCTCTAAAACAACTAAGAGCTACATCATATTAATAATCAGCACAGATTTTGATGCAAGCTAACAATTTGTTCAACTACATTCCTTTGTGTTGATTTTTATGATAATGATGGAGAGAACTAGGTAGCATGTTACACTGAAATTTTCCACAGGTATCCACTTAGGTTGACATCTGTAGTTTATAGAGCCTACAGTAAATGATATCTTCatacaaataaaaccatttaataaaccatttaattaattattagaTTTCGCTTCTCCTCCACGTATTTATAGAGTTTTACTTTAATTGATCATCACTTCTCTTAAATGCTCATGTGTGGCACATTGCCTAACTAGTAAAGACACACAGGTGCCTGCATTTTAAGATGACCCACCTTACCCACACCTTTGTACACCTCTATTATTCTCGGATCTAGCTGGGGCATTGGGTGCCCCGACACCTCAGACATCACAGTTCCTACTTCAGTCTGCTTCTCTGTGATCTTCTCCATGATAATGTCAGCTAAAGTCCGTCTACAAGAACCAAAGagaggggtaaaaaaaaataaataaataaaaaaaaaaacacagctgagtAATGAGCAAGAATACAGATATAATATGTGCCATGTAAATTAATCTACACAATCAGGTTCAAAATTAGGTCAGAATTATATTGCAGCTTGCCTCATTGGTGGGTTTTTGTTCATGAACAACTCAATGGCCTTCTCATCATCCGGGTCTATGACAATTTCAGCATCACACTCAGCAGTGCCATCATCAGCACCTGCCTCCCCCATTGCTGGCCATTCCTCATCAGAATCAGCACCCTGAGAGTCAGGCCCTGAAATATGAATAAGGACAACATAGAACATGAGATGTTTGAACTGAAAACTACACTTTCAACCAATGGGTCTTGAAAAGTTCAACTAAACTTCACATGATCTGTATGtttaacaaacatttataaTATTAAACATGTATTTCACTAGTTCCatgttataaaaacataaaggttACGGTATAATTGTTAAATGTGTAAGCTACAAACAACTTACAAGAATGGATAAAGAATCTTCAATAAACAGACGTTTTGCATGTTTTGCGGTTATGTCCACCACACAGTTTAACATAGTTAGAATTTAACAACCCTCTACATTACCCAGGACAGTGACCGGggctttcttcttctctggtgcCAAGCCATATTCGGTCTGTAGCTCCTCTTGTTGGATTCGGGCTTGCTGTAAGATTTTCCGCGATAGTCGCTCGTCGACGTACTTGTCCTCGTTTTCTGCACGGGTGTCTCTGTTCTTCACCCGGCCTCGGGCTCGAATCGTGTCCGCCTGCAGTATCTGTTCGGCTAGCGCCATGGATGCCTCGCTCTTCTCCCCTCCTCCCTTAGATCTTTTCGCTTTCGGCATTACTGCACTCTGACTCTGTAACGataatgttgttgttttattatatcacCATGAGCGAGCAAACGTCCAGACTTTAGAAATATTGTAAACAGCTGGCTGTTTAACACGTGCAGTGGTCTGGTAAGAAGGAAGTGACGAAACGATATCACACAACATCCGGTTTAGTTAAAACTTAGAAATTCTACAAATATACTagattatgttgttttattgtataATCTATGTGTAAATAGAGTATACTGAACGGTAAAAATGTTTCTaactctttttaaataattgtcaCAACCGAATTTAATTTTACTGGAACTGTTCACCCGGAAGTACTCATGTCAAAGACTTGAGTACTTCCGACACTTTGTATCTTCGAGACAAAACAGCAATGGGGGTTACTTGGTGAgattattacattttctttagctagatttttcatttaaatggttttaaagtatttttctcaCTGTTGTGTGTAACTTTATATACCATGATTCTGTTTCATGGCAGCGCTATATCACTGTTTCATCAGTGGATTACGGATAACTTGACGTGACTATAACTCAAGAGTCTGACGCTGCCTGGCCTCTGTCCATCCCCAGAGATGATGCTGATGTTTTCTGCATGATGTGATTTCAGTGTGTGCCAGGTTCCTGTGGCGGAGGGGAAGAGTGTGCAGCAGACAGTGGACATTCTGCACAAAAAACTGGAGCAGCTGGGTGCTGTGAAGCAAGGCAGCTTCTGTGTAGACTGCGAGACATACACTGGAAATGTCAGCggtaatattttctatttttcattaGGAGTCACATAATAATCGTCAGTATGCCAGAGTTAGCAACCCTTAAAAGACTGAGTTCTTAAGCtttcaataattaaaataatttaacccCACAATGCTTTGGAGCAAAAGatatatttctattatttttggATAGACTGCATTTGATGCTATTGCTGGCTTTAACATAACCGTTGTTTGCTTACAACtttaacatatttttactttaaatatgtCCTATAACGTTTGTATTTAGGTAGAAACGTCTTATATATGTCTTTATTTGGTTTCGTTTGTAATGCAGGCTCTTTTATAAGTCATATTTCCACTCCAACAACTATCCCAGGAATAAGCAACCTTTAAATGTGCTCAGTATAATTTAAGCTGAGGGAAAATGATTTTACTCCATAAAAAGTCAATGCTCATAGAGAGTACCTTTCTGAACTCTATAGTTTAGGAATTTGGAGCTGGGGCTTGCAATGCTGGATGTTTCATTTGGTCAGGTCTAGCCAGCCTACTTTAGCTATGGCCAACATGCAGTTCACATCCTTTAGGTCCAACATTTCAGGCATTTTGATTACAATTTGCTACTATTGCTAGTCTCTATTATAAGGCTACACCGTTTGCAAagcaataaatcaaaataaaccaCAGCACAACTCCAATATCACTGTTGGTGATCTTGTGCAACCCTCTTCAGTTTCACAGAATTGGTTTGTGATGTCTTGAGTTTGGCATTCAGTTGCCATCATGGTGGTCTTTCAGAAGGAAGACATGACCATATTTAGGCAAAAGGGTGGAGCTAAAGCTTGACCTATAAAAGCTAATTGACCAAAACTTAATTTTCTAGAGACATATCTTTTAAATTAAGgaattatttacagaaatactGCAAGCATACTGATAAGATAAAGGTAATCTAGCTAAGTAGAGCATCATGACTCCTAAGAAAACTGTCCTGATTAGGTATTTTTGTGAGGCTACCACAGGTACTATTGCACCTCAAGgcagtttttcatcattttcacaTCTAAAAGCGGATTACTTGTTCATTTGCTTTTCCAGTTTGTGGGTGCGAGTCTCACTTTTAATGCCATGTACAGGACTGTAATGTAGTTTTAGAttttaactaattaatttaGGTCAGGAAACAATCAACGAATGATTAGCATATTATTTTGTCGTACATTCTTTTATACTCATAAAATATACTAAATGCAAAACTTTATATTTGTGCTTATATGCAGTGCAGATCATTTTCTTACTTTACAGTCAGTGTTGCCTGTCTTTTACAGGTCAGCCCTCCAAGCTTTTGTATGTGATGCACAACTCTGAAACTCCCCTGAGCTGCCTGGCCATGTTTGAAGGAGGACCCTTCCTGATAGCAGATGCAAACTTTGATGTCCTCATGGTGAAACTAAAAAGTCACTTCCAGAACGCAAAGGGACACAAAGTGGAATGTCGTGGCTCAAGATATCGCTACTGTGATTTCTTAGTAAAGGTTGGCACTGTGACAATGAGCTCCAGTGCCAGAGGGATATCCGTTGAGGTGAGTACATAATGAAGACGTTTGATCTTGTCAGCAAGAAAGGAGTTGCATTTTCACTGTGTGACTgcacttgtttttgttgtgttttcctcaGGTTGAATACTGTCCCTGTGTGGTTCCAGGGGACTGCTGGAACCTCATGAAGGAGTTCATGCAGTCTTTTCTCGGCACCAACGTTCCTGAACTTCCATCTGTGTTTGCCACTAAACCTGAGGGGCTTTTTGCACCAGCAGACTGTGTTGATACCATGACTCAATATCTAGAGTTGTTCAACAAACTTCGTAAACTGCAAAACTTAGGTAGTAATGTGCGTTGAGTAGAgaaatgatgattttttttttattattattatttgtattgtattaaGTGGTCCTATGGATCATACTGATGTCTTGGATTTTtgaaagctttttttaatttacatttctgGGACTTCTTCTGGGACAGCTCTGTATTAGTTTCACCTATTTGATGAAATAGTTTTGTATTAAAGAGACCAAACTGAACAAGCACAGTGTCCGTTTCTGCTGTCAAGGTCATTTTATAATCATTCAGTCTTCAGGTGTAGTCTATGCACAGTTTAATTATAAGCTGTGGAAATGATGAATGATGGCATGCAAAGTCAGACAGTAAGCCATTGCAGAAGTGCCTTAAAGTCCAAAGCCACCAACAGGTACTAGTTTCAAAGAATCTCTGGCTCCAATGAAATTTGATTCACAAAACATCAACTTCTCTGATGAAATGCTAAATCAGTACATTTGTCCCACTCATAAATGAGTCTGTTTTCACTCCCTCTCACTGTGGGCTGGGGAGCCTTTTCAAAAATGATTTCATAATTAAGTACTCTTAAGCCCTGAAAGAAAGACACCTTTGTCCAATCAGCTTTCTGCAATTGCTCTCGTGCTCCATCCTCCAATCCAAATATGGGTTCTTTTTCTGGGCCCTGCAGGAAGACCGCTATGGCAACAACCGAAGGCTGAAGTCAGGTCCTCCAAACAAACCAATCATTACAACTTGACTTTTGatgggagaggaagaggagttgCACTTGTTGCACACTTGGACAAAGAAAGTTACTCCCAAGCGTGCGTGGGTGTGAAAAACAAtcttattcttttatttctgcaacacagaaacacaagcacatgaaCATGTGGCTGCACACTGCAGACTACTGGGGCTTACTGAATGACACTCCCCTGTTTTTCAGCCTCAAGGACCCCTAAGCTGCCCAAGGTGCCTGTGTGAACTTGCTCACTCTTTTAATTTACCTCCCAGAAAACTACTGCTATTACTTTGAGTGTACACATTGTCTACTAGATCTAAgtaaatataatcaaatttagCATACCCTGAAGATgaacaatttaacaaaaacacatttttagaacaAAGAGGGGGAAGTGAATGCTAAATGTTCACAGTCCGCAGTCCACCACTCAACTCAATATGCCCAACATGCCTGTGGGTCCCCCACACACTTCATTATCTAaagttcataataaataaacaaataaaggcaGCACACATAAAACTTAAAAGGTAAACATCAGGGCCTGTATTCCTAAATATTCTGAGAATCCTCTCAGAGAGCTCCTAACTTAGCCTAAAACTCCTAGCAAGGAGTTTTAGCTTAGGAGTGATTCCAGAACATTCTCAGAGAACTTTGAGTAGGGATGGGCACTCCATCCTTGGATGAAACTCCTAGTGAGGAGGTGTGGTTGGGCCCCATTGCTAGATATGAGTCATCATCTcaaaagctgtgattggttgatctTAAAAGCTAGATAAAAATAGACCTTTGGTTATAATGGGCATAGAATGGACCGAATCAAGAGACGTAATCATTGAATTTAATCTTTATGAAGACtgtgtaattataaataatattttacataaaagaaaatcttttttaaatgaatagtAAGCTTTAAAATTATCCTACAGAATATGTAGAAACTCAGGCCCACTTCCACAGTATTTACATgctgatcattttatttattcacttacatttatttaccatgctggtcaTTTTTGCACTTTCAACTTATCAACTCCATTTTGTATTAATGAGAGTAAAATTGCTCAGTTTTCATCAATGTCTGTGATTGCTGACTGGCCCATAAGAAGCAGTATTGGTTGGCAttcaaatctaccacaaaccagtgaacacaaattaagaaaagaagaagtaaaCCCAACTGCACAGTGTTTGCTCCTGGCTCAATTGGTCAATGAGCATAAATGTGCTTTGAGAGACAGATTTAACAGCCACAAACATGATTCCTGCACGATCCAATCTGtagaatttaattaattcactgtAAACTAGTGTTGGGAGAATATCTCTTCTACCTCTTCTGTCCACCATCTTCTCCTTTGCTTAGAGAACTCCCAAGCCTCTTAAAAGTCCTCTTAACAGATCTCACCTTAGGAGCTCTCTTAAGAGCTAAAATTATTTAGGAATACATTTTATCTTTACTAGGATCTACTCTTCACTTTTATGCGAAATTCTAAGAAAACGTCATGATTCTATGAGTTTTCTTTGAATTTGGCCACAAGGAACACCTCTTTGCACTGAGAATCTTTAGGAATACGATTCCAAATTTTCAAGCCAGTCAAGTCAAATAGCCTAAAGTATTCAGTCAAAATTTGCCAGATTGGACTATTATTCGcttaaaaactttaactttGCGTAAAGTGTTCAATTTGtccatttctgtttattttccagGCTGCAGTTTGACACTACTGTCACCTTGTGTTAACTTAGAGCACAGTCTTACACAGAGAAGCAGGATTTTTGAGAGATTCTGTTGCGGTAGCTTTAATGCGGCTAACCCTGGTTTAAagctacacacacatacacactgcatTTTATCAGATTATCTCAAACCAGCTGACACGCGGGGCACATGCGGTTTACGGGGGCACAGAGGTCAGATGCTGATGGGCAGTTGTCCTCTTCGTCCGGTTTGCAGTGTCCAGCCCCGGTTATTGTTCCATGTGGCCTCggtgggtggacggatggacggtCCATCCTGCCGCCTGTTGTTCAGCTGTTCCGCCAATGAAAGCCCGGCTGCCTTTCAGTCCCAGTCCAATGAGAGCAGCGGGGTCTGGGCTTGGATCGAGAGTAGGGTTGTTCAATCTGTGAGGAGGACAACAAGCAGCGGCTTAAGAGTACCGGATGGCTGGATGTTGGCGATGGTAACGTTACCTAGCTTTTCCATTATTAGATGTTACTAATGTAGTAACGAGCATAATCAAGGCCCGGCGTTATTGTAGCCACGTTTCAGTAACCGGTTGCCTGTGGTGAATGTCACCGGGGAGTTTTTAAACGGTTAACGGCGCAGTTCGCTCGCGAGCTAAGCTGTTAGTTATCGTTAGCGACTAACAACAAGCATTTGGTTAACTTCGATTGTCTTCAGCAAACGTGTTAGCAgtgcagctaatgctaactgtTATTAAGCTAATAACACAAATAATACCTACTTGGTACCAAGAAAATCAGAATGTTTTTGACTGAGTACGTTTTTCAGGTAAAACACAGGAAATTGCTAAGCGGCGCTAACCCTACACTGAGCCGCTGAGGCTAACGGTTAGCGGTGTTAGCTAACTTACTGCTTGCCGAGCTGCCTCAAACCAACAAAGTTGTTGGACGTTCCTGAAGAGTGGCTCTCTGACTGTTCTTTGTTCTGGCTgaacatggtgatggtggggtAGCTTAGCCTGGCGTGGAGAGCCAGCCCATCTGAGCCAGACAACAGCGtttaaaacacagacacagttGAGTttttataacaataaatattagTGTCATGTGGGATTATAGACGATTAACACAGCGACAAGAAAGCAACATATCATGATTCGAGTATGCAACCAACTGGAAACCAGTTGCGCTGAGTTGATGGTGTCTCGCCATCAACATTTAGTATTAAGAAATAGATCATGTACACAAAGaggaacacaaaaagcaaggaGTGGTGTAGCACAGTGCTGTTTTACAGCCTAGATACACTACTGCTTAGATTAACTACATCGTTCAAATGGACAGACATCCGTTTGCCATCATGGCTGGGGTGGAAGAAGTAATCAAATTCTCCAGAAAAGTACCAATAAATCAATGCAAAAATAAtccaaaacaagtaaaaatacaCTATGAAAAATGATTTGGTGCAGAACCACAAGCAGCAACTTAAAAGTTATCACTAGCCTCAAACTTTACAGTGTATATATAAAACttgatttaattattaaaagtgAAAAGCTTAGTAAAAAGGAAGATCTGTTTGAACTATATATGCACTAATAACTTatcacagttttatttacaggAACATCAGATACTGTAAATTACTTGAAATCCTAAAtggaagaggaaagaaaaaaataaacacattttttcagtATTAACCTTTTTccctaaacttttttttttctttctttttaaatcaagatttattttaaaatattacttttaatGAAACCATCTCGGTGATGTGCAAGGACAGTTTAATGGAGCTTTTGGCAATTCAAAGCTGTATAAATGTAACACAAACTACACCCAGCTTTTATTCAAAATACCTTAAAGATTGGAAAGCACTATGTTATCTTTGAACAGCTTTTCATCTTATTCTGTGTTAAATCCTTATTTTAACAAACACATTCACAGCTCATAAAAAATAGGGTGGCTAAATGTATGGGGgtggatgtaaaaaaaatttcttttgggggggggggggggttctttttctaaaaataatgtattcatttttgtttttaaacaccaGGACATCATAACAATAACTCAGTTATTGGCCTGTTTGATGTTAGTTTAATTGTCATATTTTGCTATTTCAAACTCTGTCAATAGGTGAATCTGTCCACATACCAGCTGAGGACCACAGAGCCAGAGCTCTGTAGCTAAAGTTAACGtaaacacaacaataaaactaaaaagaataaTGTGTTGCACAAGACAGCCTTAAATTTAGCATACGCTTCCTGTTTAATGACGTGTATTTCCTGTTGTGTTCCATATACATTCTAACTTAAAAATAGAATCAAATGCATAACAGTCATGTATATACTTTTCTTATTCATATTGAACTCCTAGGATTAAATTTTGTTTCTTAACAAAAGTATTAAAGTTATTTGTTTGTCAGAAATGTGTGGAAGTTTGCTTTTCatgacagttttatttactgtgtgtACTTGTTTTGGAGAAATGTGAAGTTTACTGAAGTTCAGTCTTTTCTGCAAATAGCTTAATTTTTGCACAGTGTTATTTTGAAGCAATGACAGTTttgtatattgttttattatttaatcatctttcaCTAGATCTCTAATGCAACTATAattccttctcttttttttatcagactaTTCCTGTTGGTCCTTGTGGTGACCATGGACATGGGTTATCCAGCTGAACATTGCTGCTGAGTTATGTTCTGCAGATGATATGAAATGATGTCCCAAACCTGATCACGTACACTACTTTTGCAGttagtattttcttttaactcttTCTCTGTTCCACAGAGTATGTTAATGTGCATTAATTTGAGTAATTCAAACTAGATCTTAATCCTGCACCACTTTTTCCTTTCAACTTTTACACCAGGATGAGTTGCTGCTTGGCCACAGGACGTGCGTCCTATAGCTGAGGCCGCATGTTTATCTGGAGAGATGGATCGCTGTAAACACGTGGGGCGTCTTCGTCTGAGCCAAGATCATTCCATCCTCAATCCACAAAAATGGCACTGTGTGGAGTGCAGCACAACAGATTCAGTGTGGGCCTGCCTCAAGTGCTCCCACGTGGCCTGTGGACGTTTCATGGAAGAGCACTCACTCAAACACTTTCAGGAGTCACACCACCCACTGGCTATGGAGGTGCGTGAGCTGGATGTCTTCTGCTTTGCCTGTGGAGACTATGTACTCAATGATAATGCAGAGGGAGACCTCAAACTCCTCAGAGGGGCACTCTCTACTGTACGGAGTCCAGGTAGACGTTCGCTGCGCTCTGCAACTGGGAGAGATTGCACCCCCTGGGTTGGGGAAGGTGGACCACAGCCAGCCATGCAGCTGGCGTTGCGCCACAGGAGGAAAGCGCTCCTTGGGAAGATGCTTCAGGTGTGGATCAGCAAACATCAGGAGCTTCAGAATCAGCGTAAAGAGAAACTTGAGGAAGCTAGGAGACAAAAGAAAGAGGTAAAAAGGAGGCTTATGGAAGAACTTGGCAGCGTACCTCCCAGGAAGAGTGCAAGGCTTCTTACTCAGGCGCCTCGTTCAACCATCACACTCATTCCTCGCAAATTTCGCGACCCTCCAGAACgcctacctcctcctcctcctcctccctccaaGAAGCCTTCACTTATCACCTTGTCTCGCAAAGCTCCCCAGAATGGCAGAGCTGCTAAACTAAGGAGATACTATTCCACACATGCAGTAACGCGACGGAGACTCGCTCCAGGTGTTACTGGTCTGCGTAACTTGGGGAACACGTGCTACATGAACTCTATATTGCAAGTGCTGAGTCACCTGCAGAAATTCAGGGAGTGTTTTCTCACTTTGGACCTGTGTGAAACTGAGGAGCTGCTGGCCAAGACCAATCACTCCCAAGGGATGAAGGGGGTGACGGGAGGTGTTGTCAGCAGTGGCAACACAGCTCTGTCAGAATGCCCTCTTGGACGCATGGGGAAGGCGGGCTGTTGGAATTTGCCTGTGGGCAAAAAAGAAAGTCTCCCACCTTCCCCAAAGGCTGCAGAATTGGTCCAGCCCAAGGAGCCTCGCTGCTCCACCCGCCAGCAGATGTCTCTGTGCCATGAGTTGCATACACTTTTCAGGGTCATGTGGTCAGGCCGGTGGTCTTTGGTTTCTCCCTTTGCCATGCTGCACTCTGTGTGGAACCTCATCCCAGCTTTCCGTGGTTATGACCAGCAGGATGCCCAGGAGTTTTTGTGTGAGCTGCTGGACAAGGTGCAGCAGGAGCTGGACACAGAAGGATCCAAACGCAGGATAGTTATACCCATCACAAAGAGGAAATTGTCCAAGCAAGTGCTGAAGGTTCTTAACACCATCTTTCATGGGCAGCTACTTAGCCAGGTGAGACCAACCATTACAATATTCTGTATTAAACATGCAGCATATGTTTACAAAGGCCTGTTGTATAATTatctattgttttgtttttacattcttATTCACCTATTCTGCTTTTCACAGATTCTTCAGTCTATGTGATGTGTCAGTGATAAATATGATGTAAATTGCTTTAAGTGCTGAGCGTTTTAGTGCTAAGATTGTTTTCCCAACTTGCaacaatgttttcattttgaatattATATTGTAAGATATGtgatatgtttttatctgttttgttgtttgatagacctaattttatatatatatatataaattctcTTATCTTTTAATTACCTTTTTTAGGTGACGTGTCTGTCTTGCAAGCACAAGTCCAACACGGTAGagccattctgggatttgtctTTGGAGTTTCCAGAGCGATATCACAGTACAGACAAAGGCTCAGGCTCTACAGCTTACCAGCGCAGCTGCACCCTTACAGAGATGCTGTCCAAGTTTACAGAGATGGAGGCTCTTGAAGGCAGCATCTACGCCTGCAACCACTGCAACAGTTAGTACAGTGTTCAATACTATAAAAACCATGTACATTTTTTCATGTATTACCTACTTCAACTTACCAAGTATGCGTAGGTTACTCAAGTATTGCAAAATAATAGTCATAAATGTGGTCAGTGTTTATAGCCTGATTGTTTACACCAACTACCCAATCACCAAAGGTTTAACCACATACTGTGTTCATTTCATGAGTCTAGTTTATTGAATATTGGTGTTATTAAGCAGTATTacatttttcaaagaaaaaaaagactggttAGGTTTTAGAAGGCTTTTTTTCCAGTatttgtttcagttaaaaataaaagtgtgggggat
Protein-coding sequences here:
- the bysl gene encoding bystin, which translates into the protein MPKAKRSKGGGEKSEASMALAEQILQADTIRARGRVKNRDTRAENEDKYVDERLSRKILQQARIQQEELQTEYGLAPEKKKAPVTVLGPDSQGADSDEEWPAMGEAGADDGTAECDAEIVIDPDDEKAIELFMNKNPPMRRTLADIIMEKITEKQTEVGTVMSEVSGHPMPQLDPRIIEVYKGVGKVLSKYRSGKLPKAFKIIPALANWEQVLYLTEPEAWSAAAMYQATRIFSSNLKERMAQRFYNLVLLPRVRDDIAEYKRLNFHLYSALKKALFKPGAWFKGILLPLCESGTCTLREAIIIGSILTKCSVPVLHSSAAMLKLAEMEYNGANSIFLRLLLDKKYALPFRVVDALVAHFLSFRSEKRVLPVLWHQSLLTLAQRYKADLASEQKEALLELLKIQTHPQIAAEIRRELQNSESRDVEIGLPVTVEMD
- the med20 gene encoding mediator of RNA polymerase II transcription subunit 20, whose product is MGVTCVCQVPVAEGKSVQQTVDILHKKLEQLGAVKQGSFCVDCETYTGNVSGQPSKLLYVMHNSETPLSCLAMFEGGPFLIADANFDVLMVKLKSHFQNAKGHKVECRGSRYRYCDFLVKVGTVTMSSSARGISVEVEYCPCVVPGDCWNLMKEFMQSFLGTNVPELPSVFATKPEGLFAPADCVDTMTQYLELFNKLRKLQNLGSNVR
- the usp49 gene encoding ubiquitin carboxyl-terminal hydrolase 49: MDRCKHVGRLRLSQDHSILNPQKWHCVECSTTDSVWACLKCSHVACGRFMEEHSLKHFQESHHPLAMEVRELDVFCFACGDYVLNDNAEGDLKLLRGALSTVRSPGRRSLRSATGRDCTPWVGEGGPQPAMQLALRHRRKALLGKMLQVWISKHQELQNQRKEKLEEARRQKKEVKRRLMEELGSVPPRKSARLLTQAPRSTITLIPRKFRDPPERLPPPPPPPSKKPSLITLSRKAPQNGRAAKLRRYYSTHAVTRRRLAPGVTGLRNLGNTCYMNSILQVLSHLQKFRECFLTLDLCETEELLAKTNHSQGMKGVTGGVVSSGNTALSECPLGRMGKAGCWNLPVGKKESLPPSPKAAELVQPKEPRCSTRQQMSLCHELHTLFRVMWSGRWSLVSPFAMLHSVWNLIPAFRGYDQQDAQEFLCELLDKVQQELDTEGSKRRIVIPITKRKLSKQVLKVLNTIFHGQLLSQVTCLSCKHKSNTVEPFWDLSLEFPERYHSTDKGSGSTAYQRSCTLTEMLSKFTEMEALEGSIYACNHCNKRRRKSSHKPLVLSEARKQLLIYRLPQVLRLHLKRFRWSGRNHREKIGVHVAFDQVLNIKPYCCTDSDHSVHRGGYTYDLSAVVMHHGKGFGSGHYTAYCYNTEGGFWVHCNDSEMKVCSVEEVCNTQAYILFYTQRSA